From Thermoanaerobaculia bacterium, the proteins below share one genomic window:
- a CDS encoding NapC/NirT family cytochrome c: MISFIKRSLKILMIGSVVMVILLVFSVEYTSRPAFCNTCHIMEPYYRSWQTSSHSHVPCLKCHYPPGIKYKIQAKIAGLSQLVQYVTHTYGTKPWAEIDDAACLREGCHTTQLLEGPINFREGIFFNHKAHLQDLRRGKKLRCTSCHSQIVQGQHLTVTPTACFLCHFKNLHENEKMSECRECHNVEKIPTARFDHSFITKQNVPCRQCHGPMYTGTGDVPKQHCFSCHAEQARLDKYGDIDFVHNMHVTRNKVECTECHLEIQHKTQKVSISEDLPCQACHIDTHSKQKQLFLGFGGAGVEREPNMMLQSNVHCTGCHLYPIEKMGNIVHVARGDSCVSCHGKGFDKVLESWREALTKALSRSRDALDQAKPLVQGKRLSEEMVIKYKEAKDNDALIRSAHGVHNIIYSLDLLNTSIQYVNEILASTGSKKRFPEIKEAAQMKTSPCAACHTEPPAGIRTVFGKQFDHGAHAASSKTTCLSCHTDFSKHGKLTITAKDCSRCHGDIEMPHPETWKKDHPGVVNERASSCSTCHGSSSCSSCHGLAMPHPDDWMDVHYETVAEKGQDLCSKCHEASFCEGCHG; encoded by the coding sequence ATGATATCCTTTATTAAGCGCTCTCTGAAGATCCTGATGATCGGCTCGGTCGTGATGGTGATTCTGCTTGTATTCAGTGTAGAATATACCTCCCGTCCGGCCTTCTGTAACACCTGCCACATCATGGAGCCCTATTACCGATCCTGGCAGACCTCTTCCCATTCCCACGTTCCGTGTTTAAAATGCCACTATCCGCCAGGCATCAAATATAAGATTCAAGCAAAGATAGCGGGCCTCTCCCAGCTTGTTCAATATGTGACGCATACCTATGGTACGAAACCGTGGGCGGAAATCGATGATGCGGCCTGTCTCAGGGAGGGTTGCCATACAACCCAGCTGCTCGAAGGTCCCATCAATTTTCGTGAAGGTATTTTCTTTAACCACAAGGCCCATCTCCAGGATTTACGGAGGGGCAAAAAGCTTCGGTGTACTTCGTGCCATTCTCAGATCGTACAGGGTCAGCATCTTACTGTCACGCCAACTGCATGCTTCCTCTGTCATTTCAAGAATCTTCACGAGAATGAAAAGATGAGTGAATGTCGGGAATGCCACAATGTGGAAAAGATTCCGACTGCCAGGTTCGACCACAGTTTTATTACCAAACAGAACGTACCCTGCCGTCAGTGTCACGGACCGATGTACACGGGAACAGGTGACGTCCCAAAACAGCACTGTTTTTCCTGCCACGCAGAGCAGGCCAGGCTTGACAAGTATGGGGACATCGACTTCGTCCACAACATGCATGTTACCCGAAACAAGGTCGAGTGCACCGAATGCCATCTTGAAATTCAGCACAAGACCCAGAAGGTATCCATCTCGGAAGATCTCCCATGCCAGGCCTGCCATATCGATACTCATTCCAAGCAGAAGCAGCTCTTCCTTGGTTTTGGCGGGGCGGGTGTCGAGCGGGAGCCGAATATGATGCTGCAGTCCAATGTCCACTGTACCGGATGTCATCTCTATCCCATTGAAAAAATGGGGAATATCGTGCATGTCGCCCGGGGAGATTCCTGCGTGTCCTGCCATGGCAAAGGTTTTGACAAAGTTCTGGAATCCTGGAGAGAGGCATTGACGAAAGCCCTGAGCCGATCACGGGATGCTCTGGATCAGGCAAAGCCCCTTGTGCAGGGCAAGCGGCTTTCGGAAGAAATGGTTATCAAGTACAAGGAAGCAAAGGACAATGACGCACTGATACGCAGCGCCCATGGTGTGCACAATATTATCTACTCCCTGGATCTGTTGAATACGTCCATACAGTATGTGAATGAGATTCTGGCTTCAACCGGATCCAAGAAACGATTCCCGGAAATTAAAGAAGCCGCTCAGATGAAAACAAGCCCATGCGCTGCCTGTCACACGGAACCTCCTGCTGGAATCCGGACTGTTTTCGGGAAGCAATTTGACCATGGTGCCCATGCCGCCAGCAGTAAGACTACCTGTCTTTCCTGCCATACCGATTTTTCGAAGCACGGAAAGCTCACCATCACGGCCAAAGACTGTTCTCGATGTCACGGTGATATTGAAATGCCCCACCCGGAAACCTGGAAGAAGGATCATCCCGGTGTGGTGAATGAACGCGCTTCAAGCTGCTCGACATGCCATGGCTCGTCATCCTGTTCTTCCTGCCATGGTCTGGCCATGCCCCATCCAGATGACTGGATGGATGTACACTATGAAACCGTCGCTGAAAAGGGCCAGGATCTCTGTTCAAAGTGTCATGAAGCCTCGTTCTGTGAAGGATGCCACGGCTGA
- a CDS encoding ubiquinol-cytochrome c reductase iron-sulfur subunit, whose translation MDSSRRSFLNLLLGVTGVGALGSIVYPVLKYLTPPQNAEQSVASVVAATVGELKPNSGKIFKFGNKPGILIMTQNGEYRAFSAICTHLNCTVQYDPEIQQIWCACHNGHFDLFGKNVSGPPPKPLESFDVEMKGENVGDEIVVLRRS comes from the coding sequence ATGGATTCATCTCGACGTTCATTTTTGAACCTGCTGTTGGGGGTGACGGGAGTGGGCGCGCTGGGAAGTATCGTCTACCCTGTCTTGAAATACCTGACACCGCCTCAGAATGCAGAGCAGTCCGTTGCATCCGTTGTGGCGGCGACGGTGGGTGAGCTGAAACCCAACAGTGGAAAGATCTTCAAATTCGGAAATAAGCCTGGAATCCTTATCATGACGCAAAATGGAGAATACCGCGCATTCAGTGCGATCTGCACCCACCTGAACTGTACCGTTCAATATGATCCGGAAATTCAGCAGATCTGGTGCGCATGTCATAACGGCCACTTTGACCTGTTTGGAAAAAATGTCTCCGGTCCACCTCCCAAACCCCTGGAGAGTTTTGACGTGGAAATGAAAGGTGAGAATGTCGGGGATGAGATCGTTGTCCTGAGGAGGTCATGA
- a CDS encoding cytochrome bc complex cytochrome b subunit, translating into MIQRLLTWLEDRVDLSSIKHLIQEKTVPRHRMTGFYFFGGVALFFFIVQIISGILLLFYYRPTSEEAFESVKFIMTQVPFGWLVRSIHSWSANLMILSLFLHMFSTFFMRAYRKPREITWITGFLLLGLSMGFGFTGYLLPWNKLAFFATRVGTDMVSVVPLIGEWLLRVLRGGEDVTGATLTRFFGIHVTILPMIVFALLGIHLVLIQQQGMSVPIGARIKGQIPFFPNFMMKDLLAWLLALAVLAGIASIFPWELGVKADPFASAPAGIKPEWYFLFMFQALKVIPAHVLGMEGEVLGLAAFGLCGLLFMLVPFLDRKAQREERSKLITGAGWVAVIFIVAMTIWAYLD; encoded by the coding sequence ATGATTCAGCGCCTCCTTACCTGGCTGGAAGATCGTGTGGATCTATCCTCCATCAAGCATCTGATCCAGGAAAAGACCGTTCCCCGCCACCGCATGACCGGATTTTACTTCTTCGGGGGCGTGGCTCTCTTTTTCTTTATTGTTCAGATCATTTCGGGCATTCTTCTTCTCTTTTATTACAGGCCCACCTCGGAAGAAGCCTTTGAGAGTGTGAAGTTCATCATGACACAGGTCCCCTTTGGCTGGCTGGTTCGTTCTATTCACAGCTGGTCCGCCAACCTGATGATCCTCTCACTCTTTCTCCATATGTTCTCGACCTTTTTCATGAGAGCCTACCGGAAGCCCCGTGAGATCACCTGGATTACCGGATTTCTTCTCCTTGGGCTGAGTATGGGGTTTGGCTTCACAGGATACCTCCTCCCCTGGAACAAGCTGGCATTTTTTGCCACTCGCGTCGGAACTGACATGGTAAGCGTCGTTCCTCTGATTGGAGAATGGCTTCTTCGCGTCCTCAGAGGAGGAGAAGATGTCACGGGTGCCACGCTGACCAGGTTTTTCGGAATTCATGTCACGATTCTTCCCATGATCGTGTTTGCCCTGCTCGGAATTCACCTGGTACTGATTCAGCAGCAGGGAATGAGTGTTCCCATTGGAGCAAGGATAAAGGGACAGATTCCATTCTTCCCCAATTTTATGATGAAGGATCTTCTTGCCTGGCTCCTTGCGCTGGCCGTTCTCGCAGGTATCGCTTCCATATTTCCCTGGGAACTGGGAGTAAAGGCCGATCCCTTTGCCTCGGCACCTGCAGGTATCAAGCCTGAATGGTATTTTCTCTTCATGTTTCAAGCGTTAAAAGTGATCCCCGCCCATGTTCTGGGTATGGAAGGCGAAGTTCTCGGACTGGCCGCATTCGGGCTGTGCGGACTTCTCTTTATGCTGGTTCCCTTTCTGGATCGAAAAGCTCAACGGGAAGAACGCAGCAAGCTTATTACAGGTGCAGGCTGGGTGGCGGTCATCTTCATTGTCGCCATGACAATCTGGGCCTATCTGGATTAG
- a CDS encoding cytochrome c3 family protein, with product MKTIFSLLLLTPVILSGASTCVTCHKDLDGDLAAPVSLWETSIHQRADVGCVDCHGGDATSDDMDLAMSPSRGFVGVPSPKMIPTLCARCHSDERYMKKYAPSIPVDQLERYKTSVHGMGWARGDANVATCASCHGAHDIVKATDPASHVYVTNVVNTCAKCHADEKLMKTYNISAEIVSDYRKGVHARAIEEKGDLAAPTCNDCHGNHGAAPPGIASIGFVCGNCHAMNQRLFNQSPHREPWQDMELSQCEECHGNHNIPPATDAMLDSKGHAVCLNCHDQGDGGYETMDKIHAILVGMTKRMEEVETRVLEAEHKGMLMDDAALLLQDAKTSYIKGRTAVHAFSAEKVKDTVGEGLGNINKASIMADEAFKELTFRRKGLFVFLIIALTLAFLLWLKIRQMDRRMPSNPE from the coding sequence ATGAAAACTATCTTTTCTCTGCTCCTCCTTACCCCGGTCATTCTCAGCGGGGCGTCGACCTGTGTTACCTGCCATAAAGATCTGGACGGCGATCTTGCTGCACCTGTATCTCTCTGGGAGACAAGTATTCATCAACGGGCTGATGTTGGTTGCGTGGATTGCCACGGGGGTGATGCGACATCGGATGATATGGATCTTGCCATGAGCCCTTCCAGGGGCTTTGTCGGGGTCCCGTCCCCCAAAATGATTCCGACGCTTTGCGCTCGATGCCACTCGGACGAACGGTACATGAAAAAATACGCACCCAGTATTCCCGTCGATCAGCTGGAGAGGTATAAGACGTCGGTTCACGGTATGGGATGGGCCCGAGGGGATGCGAACGTCGCCACCTGTGCCAGTTGTCACGGTGCTCACGATATTGTGAAGGCTACGGATCCTGCATCCCATGTCTATGTCACGAATGTCGTGAATACCTGTGCCAAATGTCATGCTGATGAAAAGCTCATGAAAACCTATAACATCTCGGCGGAGATCGTGAGCGACTATCGCAAGGGTGTTCATGCAAGAGCCATTGAAGAAAAGGGGGACCTCGCTGCTCCCACCTGCAACGATTGCCATGGAAACCATGGAGCGGCCCCTCCGGGAATCGCTTCCATCGGATTTGTCTGCGGAAACTGTCACGCCATGAATCAGAGGCTTTTCAACCAGAGCCCTCACAGGGAGCCCTGGCAGGATATGGAACTTTCCCAGTGTGAAGAGTGTCACGGAAATCACAACATCCCTCCTGCAACCGATGCCATGCTGGATTCAAAGGGCCATGCTGTCTGCCTGAACTGCCATGATCAGGGAGACGGGGGATACGAAACGATGGACAAGATCCATGCGATTCTTGTCGGTATGACAAAACGAATGGAGGAAGTTGAAACCCGGGTGCTGGAAGCCGAGCACAAGGGAATGCTGATGGATGATGCTGCGCTTCTTCTCCAGGATGCAAAAACGTCATACATCAAAGGCCGTACTGCCGTCCATGCCTTTTCCGCGGAAAAGGTCAAGGACACGGTAGGGGAAGGCCTGGGTAATATCAATAAAGCCTCAATCATGGCCGATGAAGCCTTTAAGGAACTTACCTTCCGACGAAAGGGGCTCTTTGTTTTTCTTATCATTGCGTTGACACTGGCATTCCTTCTCTGGTTAAAAATCCGGCAGATGGACCGGCGCATGCCATCGAATCCAGAGTAG